The region GCATGTCCAGCCCCCGGGAGCCGATCGCGTCGCCACCGGGATGGGCCACCCGGACGTAGCCGCGCCGGGCCAGCAACGGGCCGAGTACGCAGATCGACGCGCGCAGCCGCCGTACCAGGTCGTAGTCGGCGTCGGTGCCCGGTTCCGCCGGCACGTCGATGGTGACCGTCCGGGCCCGGCCGGGCAGGGCGCCGAGGTCGACCGCCGCCTGGGCCTCGCCGCTCGCGGTCGAGGCGACGTCGCGGACCGGGCCGCCGCCGTCCACCGGCGGCACCTCCACCGGTACGCCGTCCGCCACCCCGACCACCGGGATGCCCTCGATGGTGCCGGTCGACGCGCCGTTGTCCTCGCCGAACGAGACCTCACAGCCGAGCCGGCGCAGCACCTCGCCCATGATCGCGATATCGGTGATCCGGGGCACGTTGGTGATCACGCTGCGGCCGGGCGCCAGCAGCGCCACCGCCATCAGCTTGAGCGCGGAGTTCTTCGCCCCGACGACGTGCACCTCACCGACGAGCCGGGCACCGCCGCTGACCCTGATCACGTCCACGTCGGCCATCGTAGGGTCGGCCGCCACGTCGGCGGTCACACCGCTCACACCGGTCCCCCCGGCCGACCAACCGCTGGGCGCGACCCCGTCCGGGTCGGCTCCGCCACCGGTCGCCGTCTGGGTGGGCGGCTCGCCGTCGGACCTCCGTACGCTGTCCGTCATGGCTGTTCACCTCACCCGCATCTACACCAGGACCGGCGACGCCGGCCAGACCAGGTTGAGCAACAACGAACAGGTCGGGAAGACCGACCCACGGATCGCCGCGTACGCGGACGTGGACGAGTGCAACGCCGCGATCGGGGTGGCCCTCGCGCTCGGCCAACTCGACGACGGGTTGCGTACGGTCCTCGCCGCGATCCAGAACGATCTCTTCGACGTCGGCGCCGATCTCGCCACGCCGGTCGAGCCGGATCCGGCGTACCCGCCGTTGCGAGTGACCGAGGAGTACGTGACCCGGTTGGAGGGCTGGTGCGACGAGTACAACGCGGAACTGGCCAAGCTCGACTCCTTCATCCTGCCCGGCGGCACCGCGGGGGCGGCGCTGTTGCACGTCGCACGCACGGTGGCCCGGCGCGCCGAACGGGCCGCCTGGGCACTGGTGAACCACGATCAGGAACGAACCAGCATCCTTCCGGCAAAGTATCTCAATCGGCTGTCGGATCTGCTGTTCATCCTGGCAAGAACGGCCAATCCCGACGGCGATGTGCTATGGGTACCCGGCGGCCGAAAGTGACGCTCGACCGAGCCTGATCACCGCCCGGAGATGACGCTCGGCCGAGTCTGATCATCACGACGAGCGGTTCCGTTCCTTACGGCGGCGGGCCCAGACCACCGCGCCGGCCAGCGCGCCAACCGCCAGCACCAGCACCGCGACCGTGCCGATCACCCCGCTCATCCGCAGGTACGACGCCCCGGCGAGATAGCCGATCAGAAAGATGCCGGGCACCCAGACCAGCACCGCCGCGGCGTCGTACACCGCGAACCGTCGGTACGGCAGGCCTGCCACCGCCGCCACCCGGGGCACCAGGGTCCGCACGTACGGCGTCCACCGGCCGAGCACGATCGCCGAGCCACCCCCGGTCGTCAGCAGCCGCTCCGCCCGTTCCCACCGGTCGGCGTCGATCCGGCGGCCGAACCGCCCCCGCCGCAGCCGGGGACCGACCAGCCGCCCTTCGAGGAAGGCGACGTGGTCACCGAGCATCGCCGCCACGCTGGTCACCGCGAGCGCGGTCGGCACGTCGAGGTC is a window of Micromonospora sp. NBC_01699 DNA encoding:
- a CDS encoding cob(I)yrinic acid a,c-diamide adenosyltransferase, yielding MAVHLTRIYTRTGDAGQTRLSNNEQVGKTDPRIAAYADVDECNAAIGVALALGQLDDGLRTVLAAIQNDLFDVGADLATPVEPDPAYPPLRVTEEYVTRLEGWCDEYNAELAKLDSFILPGGTAGAALLHVARTVARRAERAAWALVNHDQERTSILPAKYLNRLSDLLFILARTANPDGDVLWVPGGRK
- a CDS encoding DedA family protein: MEIFVVFVDWLTRLPTGWFYLSAAVVLTAEVGILVGMVLPAATTMLTVGFLARAGDLDVPTALAVTSVAAMLGDHVAFLEGRLVGPRLRRGRFGRRIDADRWERAERLLTTGGGSAIVLGRWTPYVRTLVPRVAAVAGLPYRRFAVYDAAAVLVWVPGIFLIGYLAGASYLRMSGVIGTVAVLVLAVGALAGAVVWARRRKERNRSS